One window from the genome of Thermaerobacter marianensis DSM 12885 encodes:
- a CDS encoding saccharopine dehydrogenase family protein produces the protein MRFVVFGGAGDMGRRAVEELARTPGVARVTVADRNLEAARAVAQQVAPVAAPGCQVVAEAVDVLQPGAAAALMAEHDVAVGAAGPFYLLEEPLVRAAIDARRPYVSLCDDHDAARRVLDLDEPARAAGVTILTGLGWTPGLTNLCVRHAAGRMERVEAAHIAWAGSSADSRGWAVVLHTMHIFSGQVTSFAGGRWEQVAAGSGAERVVFPRPLGPVTVFHVGHPEPVTLPRFIPELQEVRLKGGLAEPVLNRLAVGFGRWGLMATHRRRQRLGAILKPLLPLLERVGAPARPASGLVVRVRGRQDGQPVERVYRAVAPMASLTAVPVALGALWMAQGRIQGPGVLAPEAPGGPEPEAFFQELERRGVRVERAP, from the coding sequence ATGCGTTTCGTCGTCTTCGGCGGGGCCGGCGACATGGGCCGCCGGGCGGTGGAGGAACTGGCCCGCACGCCGGGCGTGGCCCGGGTCACGGTGGCGGACCGCAACCTGGAGGCAGCCCGGGCCGTGGCCCAGCAGGTGGCCCCTGTGGCCGCTCCCGGCTGTCAGGTGGTGGCCGAGGCGGTCGACGTCCTCCAGCCGGGCGCCGCCGCGGCCTTGATGGCGGAGCACGACGTGGCCGTGGGCGCGGCGGGCCCGTTCTACCTGCTGGAAGAGCCCCTGGTCCGGGCGGCCATCGACGCCCGCCGGCCGTACGTCAGCCTCTGCGACGACCACGACGCCGCCCGCCGGGTCCTGGACCTGGACGAACCGGCCCGGGCAGCCGGGGTCACCATCCTGACGGGCCTGGGCTGGACGCCCGGCCTGACCAACCTGTGCGTCCGCCACGCGGCCGGCCGCATGGAGCGGGTGGAAGCCGCCCACATCGCCTGGGCGGGCAGCTCCGCCGACTCCCGCGGCTGGGCCGTGGTCCTGCACACCATGCACATCTTCAGCGGCCAGGTGACCAGCTTCGCCGGCGGCCGGTGGGAGCAGGTTGCCGCCGGCAGCGGGGCGGAGCGGGTGGTCTTCCCGCGACCCTTGGGGCCGGTGACGGTGTTCCACGTCGGGCACCCCGAGCCCGTGACCCTGCCGCGGTTCATCCCGGAACTTCAGGAGGTGCGGCTCAAGGGCGGCCTGGCAGAGCCGGTGCTGAACCGCCTGGCCGTCGGGTTCGGCCGCTGGGGGCTCATGGCCACCCACCGCCGGCGCCAGCGCCTGGGGGCGATCCTCAAGCCCTTGCTCCCCCTTCTGGAGCGGGTCGGGGCACCCGCCCGGCCCGCCTCCGGCCTGGTGGTCCGGGTGCGTGGACGGCAGGATGGGCAGCCGGTAGAACGGGTCTACCGGGCGGTGGCCCCGATGGCCAGCCTGACGGCCGTCCCCGTGGCCCTGGGGGCCCTGTGGATGGCCCAGGGCAGGATCCAGGGCCCGGGGGTGCTGGCCCCCGAGGCTCCTGGCGGTCCCGAGCCGGAGGCGTTCTTCCAGGAACTCGAGCGGCGGGGGGTACGGGTCGAGCGGGCGCCGTGA
- a CDS encoding sensor histidine kinase: MFDAARRRLTLWNLVIIVLVLAVFGAGVYGWTAARLVDQVDSALAYLAGRVAREVAGHQLAGPENAWMDDRPGTGAPPDDLQESQQPRQPGETGSLVRPASDPEERGEPGDVFERLRGILQEQEPGRPQAALLVGTKVAWRSPGTLDGFPSAALALEAGRRGRPVVTTLVLGGRPWRVRAEPLPRVPVRGDRGGEAGAGEPGELPVVQVALPLAAVQDSLAALLRVLVLAGAGGVGLAAVAGYAQAWRALRPIREAMERQRLFTAGASHEMRTPLAVIRADAELLAGELQDPDQRRLARDIVEEADRLARLIEDLLTLARGNGPEPVIEPRPCDLAALVGEAVRAAQPLAAPRGVVLDYQVGAFRPGPAAVPSRRPEPAPGALPDAPRDAPASPAGASEAPALERGSAAVVPARVDPSRIRQLVLILLSNAIRYTDPGTTVTVRLVPGMGPRGYHRLTVDDEGPGIPPADLERIFEPFYRGDAARARATGGFGLGLAVARWIVERHGGRIRASNRQPRGARFEVELPARTLQE, from the coding sequence ATGTTTGACGCCGCACGTCGCCGGCTCACCCTCTGGAATCTGGTCATCATCGTCCTGGTGCTCGCCGTGTTCGGAGCGGGCGTGTATGGGTGGACCGCTGCGCGGCTGGTCGATCAGGTCGATTCCGCCCTGGCCTACCTCGCCGGGCGGGTGGCACGGGAAGTGGCCGGTCACCAGCTCGCTGGGCCCGAGAACGCCTGGATGGATGACCGCCCTGGCACGGGCGCCCCACCGGACGACCTCCAGGAGTCCCAGCAACCCAGGCAACCCGGCGAGACCGGGAGCCTCGTCCGGCCGGCGTCGGACCCGGAGGAACGCGGGGAGCCCGGCGACGTTTTCGAACGCCTGCGCGGCATCTTGCAAGAACAAGAACCGGGACGTCCCCAAGCCGCGCTGCTGGTGGGAACGAAGGTGGCCTGGCGGAGTCCGGGCACCCTGGACGGCTTTCCCTCGGCAGCGCTCGCCCTCGAAGCGGGGCGGCGCGGGCGGCCCGTCGTAACCACCCTGGTTTTGGGCGGCCGTCCCTGGCGGGTACGGGCCGAGCCCCTGCCGCGGGTTCCGGTACGCGGTGACAGAGGGGGCGAGGCCGGCGCAGGGGAGCCCGGGGAGCTGCCGGTGGTCCAGGTGGCCTTGCCCCTGGCGGCCGTGCAGGATTCCCTGGCCGCCCTCCTCCGCGTGCTGGTCCTGGCGGGCGCAGGCGGCGTCGGATTGGCCGCGGTAGCCGGCTACGCCCAGGCCTGGCGTGCACTGCGGCCTATTCGGGAAGCCATGGAGCGCCAGCGGCTCTTCACAGCAGGTGCCTCCCACGAGATGCGAACTCCCCTGGCCGTGATCCGTGCCGATGCGGAGTTGCTCGCAGGAGAGCTCCAGGATCCCGACCAGCGGAGGCTGGCACGGGACATCGTCGAGGAAGCGGACCGGCTCGCGCGGCTCATCGAAGACTTGCTCACCCTGGCTCGTGGCAATGGGCCCGAGCCGGTCATCGAACCCCGCCCTTGCGACTTGGCAGCCCTGGTCGGCGAAGCGGTCCGTGCCGCCCAGCCGCTGGCCGCCCCCCGGGGGGTGGTGCTGGACTATCAGGTGGGCGCGTTCCGCCCTGGTCCGGCCGCGGTGCCGTCACGCCGGCCCGAGCCAGCACCCGGAGCGCTGCCGGATGCGCCGCGGGACGCGCCCGCATCCCCGGCCGGGGCATCGGAGGCGCCGGCCCTGGAACGGGGTTCGGCGGCGGTGGTACCGGCGCGGGTGGACCCGAGCCGCATTCGCCAGCTCGTGCTGATCCTCCTCTCGAACGCCATCCGCTACACCGACCCGGGAACCACCGTCACCGTCCGGCTCGTGCCCGGGATGGGCCCGCGCGGTTACCACCGCCTCACCGTCGACGACGAGGGACCCGGCATCCCGCCCGCCGATCTGGAGAGGATCTTCGAGCCGTTCTACCGCGGTGACGCGGCCCGCGCCCGGGCCACAGGCGGCTTCGGCCTGGGCTTGGCGGTGGCGCGCTGGATCGTCGAGCGTCACGGCGGGCGGATCCGCGCGTCCAACCGCCAGCCGCGCGGGGCGCGCTTCGAGGTCGAACTGCCCGCCCGTACCCTGCAGGAATGA
- a CDS encoding response regulator transcription factor, giving the protein MHVLVVEDEERLAEAVRRALERDGHTVDVAHDGLQGLDLARSGTFDALVLDVMLPGLDGFEICRRLRAEGNPVPILILTARDAVADRVRGLDSGADDYLVKPFALVELQARVRALGRRAPRPPDPPVVEVGPVRFHPATGTVTVAGRPVELRPRERALLELLLRNPGRLFSRDEILDRVWGFDREPPASNVVDVHVCQLRRKLGPASRLIESVRGYGYRLVAPGRAWSGSPAAGGAPGQGHRVPGPSLSGPVTPQPKPPGTARRSHRLPEGPYRHV; this is encoded by the coding sequence ATGCACGTCCTGGTGGTGGAGGACGAGGAGCGCCTCGCGGAGGCCGTTCGCCGGGCCCTGGAACGGGACGGGCACACCGTCGACGTAGCCCACGACGGCCTGCAGGGGCTCGATTTGGCCCGTTCGGGCACCTTTGATGCGCTGGTCCTCGACGTGATGTTGCCCGGCCTGGACGGATTCGAGATCTGCCGCCGGCTGCGGGCGGAGGGCAACCCGGTGCCGATCCTGATCCTCACCGCTCGCGACGCGGTGGCCGATCGGGTAAGGGGACTGGACAGCGGTGCCGATGACTATCTGGTCAAGCCCTTCGCCCTGGTGGAATTGCAGGCCAGGGTGCGCGCTCTGGGCCGGCGGGCCCCCCGTCCCCCCGACCCGCCCGTCGTCGAGGTGGGACCTGTTCGGTTCCACCCGGCCACGGGCACCGTCACCGTCGCCGGCCGGCCGGTGGAACTCAGGCCCCGGGAGCGGGCCCTGCTCGAGCTGTTGCTGCGCAACCCCGGCCGCCTGTTCAGCCGCGACGAGATCCTGGACCGCGTCTGGGGCTTCGACCGCGAGCCCCCGGCCAGCAACGTGGTGGATGTCCACGTCTGCCAGCTCCGCCGCAAGCTGGGGCCTGCGAGCCGCCTGATCGAGTCGGTCCGTGGCTACGGGTACCGCCTCGTCGCCCCTGGGCGCGCGTGGAGCGGCTCGCCTGCGGCCGGTGGCGCACCCGGGCAGGGCCATCGGGTACCCGGCCCATCGCTGTCCGGTCCCGTCACCCCGCAGCCAAAGCCGCCGGGCACGGCCCGGCGGTCGCACCGGCTGCCCGAGGGACCTTACCGCCATGTTTGA
- a CDS encoding ferric reductase-like transmembrane domain-containing protein, protein MTWSFLRAAGITAYLLLWLSTCLGLMGSGRLAAGLGVGAERWWMEAHRWLGLLGMAFTAAHMGGLLVDDYVPFSWAALLVPGAAPVRTGGAALGTLAVYGFLVAVAAAGLRRRLGAGAWQVLHALSVTAFGLALAHGVRTGTDAGLPWMRAMYAGTGTVFLGLCLYRAFNAWQAAWAGNGQAVRGRRLAGVPGRDRW, encoded by the coding sequence ATGACGTGGTCGTTCTTGCGAGCGGCAGGGATCACCGCCTACCTGCTGCTCTGGCTCTCCACCTGCCTGGGGCTGATGGGCAGCGGCCGGCTGGCCGCCGGGCTGGGGGTAGGGGCTGAGCGGTGGTGGATGGAGGCCCATCGGTGGTTGGGCCTGTTGGGGATGGCCTTCACCGCCGCCCACATGGGCGGCCTGCTGGTCGACGACTACGTGCCGTTCAGCTGGGCCGCCTTGCTGGTGCCGGGCGCGGCGCCCGTGCGCACGGGAGGTGCCGCCCTGGGGACATTGGCCGTGTACGGGTTCCTCGTCGCGGTGGCCGCCGCCGGGCTACGGCGCCGGCTGGGGGCTGGGGCGTGGCAGGTGCTTCACGCGCTATCGGTGACCGCTTTTGGCCTGGCCCTGGCGCACGGGGTCCGTACCGGCACCGACGCGGGGTTGCCTTGGATGCGGGCGATGTATGCCGGTACGGGGACGGTGTTCCTGGGCCTTTGCCTCTACCGGGCTTTTAACGCGTGGCAGGCGGCTTGGGCGGGCAATGGGCAGGCCGTCAGGGGCCGCAGGCTCGCCGGGGTGCCGGGGAGGGACCGCTGGTGA